TGGTGATAAAGTTGCAGTCAAAGGAAGGGATCCTTGGCCTCGCAAAAGAGAGGAGGAACGGAGGTAACAACTGTGTCAGATGCGGACTAGTATGCAGTAAAGACCTGCCTGCTGCACAGAGAGCTTGTTGGCTCCCTTTTAGCATGCGTGCGTGTTCTCGCTTCTTGGTGGCCCGGGGGTCTATAAGCGGGAAACGGATCAAAGTGACAGGCCCATGTAGACTTCTGGCCTTCTCTTTTCAGGCAGCAATTCAATACTTCATCAGTGGCAGTGCAATGTTCAGTTCAGCACCGGATGAGGAGCACTGCAATGAGTTAacgaggggtgtttggatactaggtgctaaactttagcagtgtaattatgctaattcgcgagatgaatctattaagccgattcatctcgtgaattagactccacctgtgcaattagttttgtagttaacttatgtttaatactcctaattagcatccaaacatccaatgtgatgagtgctaaactttagtggggtgtatccaaacacctcccgAAGCTAGCGAACCCAgctacagttttttttttttttttgcttaaaACTTCAAAACCAGAATACCAGATTAGCTATTTGAGATTTTGACGATGTTTTGGACCAATACATGTTACCACGGAACAAGGCGTTTCTCCAAGGAACTCCGTTTTTGGCAGGTTTTGAGAACGAGCAGTACAGGAGAACGCACGGAGCAAGGCAAAGgtataaaaaataattgtacggagggaaaaaaagagagcaaaGGGTGTACATATGGGCCTCAGGATTTTGAATTGCGGTtagtcctcctcctccttgggccAGCCACCTGCCagttcccatcacaaacctacTTACAAAAATTTGCTAAGGGTATGTTTGGATGTAGATATATTGATCTGTTGGAATTGAATTGGGTGCTAATACCAAATTAGTCTAGTATTGGTATTAGGTTGTAATACCAAATCTATTGTTTGGATGCAGATAAAATTGCCGGTTAGAATGTCACAGGTTGCAAATCCAATTCACGTTTGGATGTGTATGTCCTAGAATTGAGAATTGACCGCCTTGCTAAAAAAAGAATCGATTGCTCCTCTTCGGATCTAAAAAAAATAGCCGCATCTTCTCTCCACGGCGCTCTCCCATAGTCGCTTTATCCTCGATGCGGGCACAAaatcccccccaccccccaccccccaccccccgctGCCTAGACCGGCCTGGACGCGGAGGTCTACCCCCATCACGTGCAGCCGCCGTTGCTCGCCCGGGCTGGAGCGCCGCCTAGGCCTCGCAGGAGAAGGCCGCGCCGCCCGCAtccggggcggagctcgcccgcacCAACCTTGCCTCATTGGAGAAGATGACAGGGATCttgttggagaagaagagggggCGGTGCAGCTCGTCGACGGAGGGAGCTAAGGGAAGGGTGGCGTTTCTCGAgcggaggaaggaagggaggggcgGAGTAGCTTGCTGGCCAAGGGAGGCGGGAGGGGCCGCGTGTAGAAGAAGGATGGGGAGGGGCGGAGCGGCTCACTAGCGGGGGGAGCTAGGGGAGTAGGGCACAGCTCGTGCCGACACGGGCGGAGGTGCGACAGTCGAGAGAGATAGATATGCGGGGATGGGAGAGAATGATTCCATCCAATACAGAGGGGGTTGGCTCGGTATTGTGGGTGAGCTGAATGCCCAGTTGGTATTGAGGCTCATTTCCAATTCTGAATTCTAGAGCATCCAAACAGTCAGCATTCGGAGCTACCACTACCAATTCCAAATTCTGAGACtcaatatctacatccaaacgCTACCTGAACGCCTTTGTGGCTTGGCTTGCACACATAAAATCATCTCTTCCTTACTCATTTCAACCTTTTTTATTACAACAGGACAAGCCACGTCACAAAGACTGGCGATACTCGTGATTAAATTGTTAGAGCTTTACCTTTTACCTACTCTAAGAAAAGCTCTACTTCTTTTTACCTTTGTTGAACCGTTTGTCATCATCCCGTTCCTTTGCTAAATTTTCGCCATCGCCGCCATATTTTTTGCCACTAGCTCGGAGTAGCTCTAACCGGCATCATAGATTCCATCCTTCTCCCTTCTTCACAAAAGATCTAGGAACTCAACTTCTCCCATCGATGGAAGGATCTCCAGGTCCATTTGCTGATGATGTCAACCTCCTCGACCTCCATGATGGCACGAGCAACCATAGGTACGCAGGATTTCAACCTTTTTGGTTTCTAATTTCTGAATGCTTAAAATTTTGATTTTAAGTACACTTTGTTGTAGACAAATCGATGACATACGAGGGATTACAAGTTTTTTTTGGTAATATATAGTCTAAGCCATGCCACAATATCGTACACATGCATGATTAGATGTTGAACCTCTACTTGTGTTGTTCGAAACATGACTACAAAATATTATACCGCACaactataaaaataaaatgaggAAGGACTTTTGTTAATCTTAGGTATATCCTTCTAGTTTTTATGAACTTATAAATACTTCTTCCATTCCTGAAAAGTGCAATTCTAGCTTTTTTTTTATACAGGTTAGTGGTGGTGTGAAAAGACTCTCATACCATCATTTGTTGGCCACATGCAGTTAGTTTTGTCATGCAAATCAAATCGAAGCACTCAATTAGGAGGGCGGTTAAATCCAATTCCTAAAATTGTACTCTTGTGATTTTTTTAAACGGTGAGTATTGCAATTTTTTATGGAATGGAAAAAGGAAGTACTAAATTTTAAGTTACCTATGTACGAAGATTGAACACTTAATAAACACTTTTTAATAGTTTCCTCGTAACAAGCAAATAAAGAAACTGCTTGGACGAAAGTGTAAAAGACGCAAATAATTAAATGCTCCAAAGCAATCATATGCCATTTTCTTGTTAACCCCACATCTGTATCATGTCAAGCTAACGTTACCAACTCCTATTCCAGATAAGCCGTTGTCCTGCAAATAACACAGAAGCCACCAAGTATAAATGCAAAATCTTTCCCTGCACAAAAAAGTGTAAACGCTAAatttgaattgatctgcaaatCCTTGCAAAATTCATCCAAAATAATTCAAACTTGGGGGCAGAATCACAAGCGCTCGAGAAACAAAGCACGCCGCAATCTCCCCTTCTCTTCCACCCTCGCATCCGGCTCCTCGCCAAATCGCCGACCACCTAGCGcccccgcacgccgccgcgcagATCTGGTGGAGTAGGTCCCGTGGGCTCCCAGCGCGCGGTTCTAGAAGCTtctgcggtggcggcgacggaggaggagtcGGGGGAGCGAGAGAGGTCAGAGCCAGAGGTGGCCGCGGGCCCGAGGTCCGTGCGCTGGGGTTAGGGTTCGggcaaaccctagccgccgcgcCATGGCGTCGTACAGGccgtacccgccgccgccgcagcacccgccgcccccgccaccgcagGGCGGCTTCCCGCCGCAGATGAACCcgttcgcgccgccgccgccgcagcaggcgCCGTACGGCCGGATGCCGGCGCCGCCTTACCACGCGGGgccccccccgccgccgccgccacccggcccgccaccgccgcaccagCCGCAGTTCAATTTCGGCCCCGGCCCCCCGCAGCAGCCACTGCCCCCGCAGCAGATGTACTaccagcccccgccgccgccctacgGTGGGAACAGCAacccgccacctcctcccccttcGGTGCCACCCCCGCCTCCGTCCCCTCCCCCTGTggctccgcccccgccccctccgcctccggcccAGCCGCCGCCTGCCCAGGCCCCGCCGCCCCGAAAGGAGCAGCAGCCTAAGGCAGCGCTGCCGAGGGCAGAGACCGAGGAGGAGCGTCGTGCGCGTAAGAAGCGCGAGTTCGAGAAGCAGCGGGTGGAGGACcggaagcagcagcagatgATGCGCGAGTCGCAGGCCACCGTTCTACAGAAGACGCAGCAGACGCGCCCTGCGCATCAGCAGCCATCGCAGAGCCGTCACCACCACCCACCGGGTGGCTCTCGGGCAGTGGCAACTGGGTCTCGCCCAGCATCAGCGCCCAATGCTGAGAGGTTTGAGAATCGGCTCAAAAAACCAACAACGTTCCTGTGCAAGCACAAGTAAGTCGAGCCAAGTTTTGGTGTTTGCTAGTGCTAATCCGGGGACAGTTTTGCTCATTTAGGTTTTAAGTGTGTGCGCCCGCCAAAATTTCAATTCCCAGCATGTGGTTGGGTAACATCTTGATTGGCCATGCATGCTAGGGGTGTAGAACATGGCCACGTGTGCAATCCTTAATTAGTGGGAGTGACACAGGCTGCGTGTTAGAAGTTTGTGCGTCATCGTTGAATTGTACGGCTGTTGGGATTAAAGGCTCATTCTTGTCTGAATTTGTTTCATAGCTTCTTTGGATTTTGTGCTTCTCTATGTGTTTGAAGAGATAAGCAATTCAGCTTACTTCTGGAGAACTATTGAGAATATAGTGCTCAAAAGGTTGATGAGTTGTTCTACTGAGCAATTTCTTTGTTATGACTTGTAGCAGGGCAGGCACATCAAGACTTAGTAATTGTATGAAAAGTGTTACTCTGATAAAATAGCAGTTTTCTGTTCCCTGTGTATCTAAAAGTTTCTGAATATGTACAGGTTTTATAGAGCCTTAAACAGATCCCAATTTGTCAAATATTTAAGTCTCGGTGATCTATGTCTGTTTCGTAATAATTGTGCACTTGAATGATCCTCTATTACCTTTTCTTATTGGTTAACACAGGTTTAGGAATGAGCTTCCAGATCCAAGTGCTCAGCTGAAATGGCTGCCCCTGAATAGGGATAAGGACCGGTAAGCATTATTAGTTGTCTACTCTCCTTTTTTCAGGGCTGTTCTGTTCTGTTGCTACTTTTATACTAGTAACTGGCATATCTGGAACGGTACAAGCCATATTCCAATATTGCTTGTCTACAGATAAGGAAAGCCGTTTTTGCTTGTAGATCATAAAGAAGATATAAGCCTACCATTGTTTTTGTTTTCCGCTGGCTGCCAATGTATCCCTTATTTTGCTGTTTCAAATTTTTTTGGTCATTTCATACATTATGGAATGGGTAAGAACACACATTCATCCCTGTTGCATTGATGCCTAATCTAATTATTTGTGCGGGTGATGGCTATACTGATTTGAAGAATTAATATAGGCAGGTGGGTTTTATACTGGGCTAATATGGGTAAGCCATATGCCTGTTGGAGGGTTGGTGCTACTGTTAGCACGCTCATTTCACCTGACCAAAAAATTGAAATCAATTGTTTCATTATTTCTGCTACTCATACATAGAGATGGTACCATGAGCTTATTGCTTCACAGGAGATGGTAAACTTACGTATAAAGTCATAAATATGACATAATTGGATGTCCTTTGCCACTGCCACCATGGCATGTCTTTTGCGCTATGCTGCTTTATTATTGTAGAGTTTTTCCCATAGCTATCTGCTTCCTTGCTACCTGTAGTTTGCTGTAAGCTTAGTATACCTTGGATCTTTATGCTGCTCTCAATTATGCTTAACTCTGGCATTTTAAAAGCTTTTCAAATTATCTTGGAGGCCACTATGCTCACTCTGTTTGGCTGTGTACTGCCTTTTCAGATATACCAAATACAGGATAACTTCATTGGAGAAAAATTACATGCCTAAAATGATTGTCCCTGAGGATCTTGGGATACCTCTCGACCTACTTGACATGAGTGTATACAAGTAAGGATTATACTAGAGTAACTTAGACCAGTTTTCACGAGTCTGATCAGTCTCTGAGGATTTATTGTAGTATCCCTAATTCATACTGATCATGTCCCAGCCCCCCTGCTGTTCAGCAGCCTTTGGCTCCTGAAGATGAAGAGCTATTGCGAGATGATGAGGTCCTCACCCCTATTAAACAAGAAGGTATAAGGAAAAAGGAGAGGCCCACTGACAAAGGTGTTTCTTGGCTGGTCAAGACACAATATATATCTCCACTGAGTACTGATGCAGCTAAAACGGTAAAGCATATTGAGTTTTGTTTGTTCTTAGTTGCAGTTAACGATATATATTAAAGAAATTGCTTGGTTATGTATGCAGTCCCTTACTGAGAAGCAAGCAAAGGAAATACGAGAATCAAGGATGGGTCGCAATGCTTTCCTGGACAACCTTAATGATAGGTTTGGTTCTCTTTCTATTCGTGCTCCTCTTTGGTTTGTAAAGATTATCTTGTGCTGCAACATGCATACCTTGTGTTCTGTGTAGTCATTCACACTATGTTCCCGTTCATGTGTATATCAGAGAGAAACAGATCAAAGCCATCGAAGAATCCTTCAGAACAGCCAAATCACGACCTGTTCACCAGACTAAACGTGGGATGCAAGTTGAGTGGGTTATGCCTCTGCTACCTGATTTTGATAGGTATTTACTTCTCAGATGTTGATTTATATGTACATTATTCATTTTTTATACCAGATGTGGTGCCGGTAGTTTACTGAGCTATGCCTTCTTACCTCTTTATTTGTGTATCTATGAAAAGAAAAGGCCCTTGCTATATGACCGGAAAGTTCATTTTCTTTAACAGTAATTTGTGAAATTTCCCCTATTGCTTCATTACCCTTTTGAGGTATAACTGCACAAAAGTTTACCTTAAGAGCCATATAGAAAGGTTGGATATTATGTTACTCTTATCTTGACCTCTGTTCACCTAAACAGGTACGATGATCCGTTTGTTATGGCGAATTTTGATGGAGATCCGACTGCTGATTCTGAGCAGTACAACAAGCTTGAGAGAACTGCACGAGATGAATGTGAATCCCGGGTTAGTTCCTTTTGCTCAATTTTCTTCTGCCCTAGGATTTCTTATTCAATTGCAATCCCCTCTTGGATATAGGTATATCTAGAGTTTAGTGGAGGTACTGTAGTATAGTTCAAATTTATGGCATGCCCATATCAAAGTGAATTCTAGAGTCTAGACCAATGTTACCGGGGCCTGCCATGTCTTTTGCTGTGTCGACTCGTATTGCTGTGTCTCATATCAGACACCTCGGAGCGTATCAAAGGCAAAAGCTGAAGGTTTGAAGCTATATGGGAGGGCCAGGGCTGGGAAAGAAGAGTGGAGATAGAGAAGGGAAGGCAAAGGATGCCAGTGCAGGAGACAGAGAACTGCAGCCATGGCAGGGCCGTGCGCAGGGGCAGCCAGATCCACTGAGAGGGCTGTTGGTAAAACTGAGAGCATTGGACAGGCGAGGACATGGGCTATCATTTTACGTTGCTAGCCCTTGTTGTTGGTGATGGCTGGCAGCGAGCAATTTAGAGTGGCCGTATGAGGGTTTAGGGTAAGTCATGGTTAGAGGTGGCCTAGTGGGCCGGAAACGGCACCCCTAATttattctcttttattttttccttttagatgcatcatgcatgcttgGGTCGATCAATGGCATATTTATCAGTAGGACTCAGGAGTGTGATATTACAGCAAATTCTATAAAACAATTTCTGATTctattttctgtttgaatttatTTAAAACAAAACATATATTAGACAAACCTCTGAATGCTCTTTTCTAGAGTTTGTGGAATTGGACACCCGCACCCGAGTTGGACTTCAATGCATGCACATATTTCTGGACATGGCTCCCAAATGACTACACCTAGATGACGGCCTTGCTTATATTTGAAACGTTTTTATGTTTTCATGGCAGGCTGTGATGAAAAGTTTTAGTGTCAATGGTTCAGACCCTACAAAACAAGAGAAGTTTTTGGCATACATGGCCCCAGCACCCCATGAGGTATGAATTTGTTCGGGTATATTTCTATTCAAAACGTTATGCACTACGTGATTCTGATGGTGACTATTGTTGTTTCATCAGCTTGCCAGAGACttggatgatgaagatgatataCAGTATTCTTGGCTAAGAGAATATCACTGGGACGTATGTGTTGTTTTCCTACTTATTCTTTGATTGTGTCTATTAGCTGGTGGCATAATACTTATCCGTTCCACATATGTACATACGTTTCTTGTTTCTGATTCAGGTAAGAGGAGATGATAAAGATGATCCTACAACATACCTCGTCACGTTTGATGAGGAGGAGGGTGCAAGATATTTGGTAACTTGTTATGTTCATTCTCAATTAATTTTGTATCTGAGAATTATTCTTGGCACATGAGTGTAAACTGATGCCATTTTATTGGTCCTTTCTGCAGCCTCTTCCTACTAAGCTAGTTTTGCAGAAGAAGAAAGCTAAGGAGGGGAGATCTGGGGATGAAATTGAGCATTTTCCTGTACCTTCCCGAATTACTGTGAGCAGAACAGCTCATGGTGGTACCATGGAGCGTGGAGAATCTTCTGGCATGCATGTAACGGTTCAGTCTTTCTTGTAGTTCATCATGAAATCTCTCTTTTGAgctaaaaaaattattaaatcAGTTCTCTGTTTCTCTAAGTATCTTATGTAAGCATTTTTCTCACTGAACCTTATGTCTAATCGCTTGACTTCTTGCTATTAATTCACATTATTGCTGTCACAATCACTACCTTCATGTGATCACTAGAGCATTATTCGATTTCTGTTCTCCTTTTTATGCCATGTTTTACATGAGAGCACACTACTAAGAAAAACACGTGATGAGCGCACCCCCTATTGAATACCATTCTCTTCCTCTTGCTGTCTCATAGACCATTCATTGTTAATCCTAGTGATCGATGAACAAAAGGATGCAATCTTAATGTAACATACATTGAATGATATGGGACACTTTATGCAAATGTACATTTGCCTCTTCAAAGTCCTACAACAAATAAAATAGAATGTATTGTCACTCCTAAAAcatgaaatgaaaaggaatAAAAAGCAGTTGTTTTATGCATTACATGTACCTTTTAATTCAAGGTTTTCTTCGTTTATAGGAGAATTCGAAGCGCCGAAGATCTCCTGTTGATGATGATCTTGATGAGCATCCAAAGCATTCTCGGGGAGAAGATATGGAGCAATATAGTGGAGATGAATATTCTGAGTGATTATCTGATAAATCGTAATTATCTTGCACCAACAAATTTGATCAGCACATATGAAGCTCTAAAGATCTCATGCATATACTGTGGGGCCTTCATAAGTGGTTTATGGTGCATGGTCATGCAATGAGATGGTGCCTGACAGAGTGAGGGCATTCGGGCATTGATGGTTTTTGAAGGGCAGAGTATATGAAAGAAAGCTGAGTGTAACCGGACTTCGAGACTTTGATCTTTGTAGCGATGGTAGAAAGTGAGACATCATTGTAAAGAAGTCGAATCTTTAACTCTTGAAGTGGTTCTCAACTCTTTGTTTTGATAATATAGACTTCCCATTTTGCACAtttcttttttcctctttccttCCCCAATTGATTGTGTAAGTACAAAACTTATTTATCTTAGACTGGACAGATCATATTGTGCTTGCTGCCTTTTCTGGCAGTCCTGATGATCTGCATATTGAAGTTCATACATTTCTGCACTATGAACATCTAATGAAAATTGGAGAAGCATGATGAGAAGAATAAACAGCTGGTCCACATGTTCCAAGATTGAGAAATTCATGGTCGTCTGGTATAGTCTGTGGGATTATATTCGTTTTATTAGTAATATGCCTTCTTGCCCAAAAGATAATGGAGAAGATAGAAGAGTAACTATCAAACAGATCTTTGTGGCCCGTGTGTTGCAATTTTATCCCAGAACATAATGGTGAGTTGTGATGACTAACTGTTGATAGTGTTTTAGTGGCTGTGGTAACAGCTGATATGCAGGAGATGGCTATTTATTTCCATTGCTGCGTTTGCCTCAGCTTCAGCGCTTAAAATTGAAAAGATTACTGGTCATTATCTTAGCATGCAGGACCAGTTTCTTTGCCGGCAGCCAGGTATCCCTTGTCCTTCATCTAGTATTAATGTATTATTGAATGTATTTTGAAGTTTTTATGATGACATTCAACATTGACATATTTTTTCATTTGCTGTTAGGTTTGGCGAATTTTATGGATGCTAATGTATTGGATTCCCATCAAATTACAGCAATTGTGTTATGTATGACATCCTGTTCTCCGATGCCCTGGTTCCTTTCCAGCAATCATTTGGGGGCTTCAGTTCTCCATGTGTTGTTTACATCATAATTTGATCCTAGCTGTTGCAAGGAAAATCGCAGCTGTAGGGTGAACGGACTGTAAGTCACATGTTCCTTTGACATTGTTACCAGTTGTTCACTATGGGATTCTTGCAACCTCTGTATTATGCAGTCTTTTGAGATACACGTTGCATCACAATGGGATTCAATTTCGTATGGTCCATGGAAGTATATTTATAGGTTCCTAGAATGCTGTCCGCGTCATTCTAGACTCTCGGAAGTTTTGGAGTATCTGATACTTTCGGGAATGTTCATGTTTATGTGCCTGATTGGAGAATTTACTTATTACCACTTACCAGCTCCTTAAGTAACTTTTGCAGTTAAATTTGTGCTGATAGTTATTGGCATGGCTAAAGTTGCAGACCACATAATTTCATTTTCCATACTTTTTAGTCCCAGCTGGTCATATTTTCGAAATTCAGTTGTGTAATTGGACACACTGCTAGTTCCATTTGGATTTAGTATCTGAAATACAGGATTATTTAAATGCTACTTATGAAATATAGGATTATTTAAATGCTACTTTGTCTCGCTAGTGCTTATTGGCCTTTCTGTATGTTTGCTGGAAGTCGTCACATGTTGTTTTTGGCTACATGCTCTGGAAAAACAATCCAATTTATCAGCGGCATGAGAGGTGAGATAGGACCCCTGTGAAGCGATATGCACAGAAGTCATGATGTGTGGAGTACATAAAAGATGCAAGTACTGATCGGTTTGATGTTTTATTGTTTCACTTGCTGGGTCACCCAAGTAGCATGTGTAAACAACGAGATAGTAACTTTATTTTAAAGAAGACATCATGTCGTTGTATCTGGACAGGAACTTTATTCAATTGAATTGTCTTTTATGTCAGCTAggcctttctttttcttatttccttttccctttcaacTGTTTTTGATTGGATCACCAAGCATGTGTAATCATTCGTGTTCATCCTGCCAGGAAAAGAGTTAACATCATATGGACAGCTTTGTTGCCCGCTTGTCTCGTTTATTTCTGATGCAACGATTATCAGTTTTATTTAGGTACTAGAGCTTGATGTGATATCTCCATAGTTGAACAAATGCGTTGCTACTTCTGTGGCCTTGTTGATGCTACCTGGAAGCTTTTGCGTGTAAACTCTTATCATGCTCCTGGTTTGAAGAACATGTTGTATTGGGAATGTTTGTGCAAGAATGGTGTGAGTTTCAGGAACAATGGGAATAGTGCGTACACATTATATCATGCGATTTTATGTTCATCAACATTTTAGAACATAACACGAACTGCTGGAAAGTGACATGAGCTGCTGTCTGTAGAGTGTGTGGTGATTGTAGTACCATAGTCCTGTCCGTGGGCAGTGACAAGCCCCTAGATTTCTTAAAGCATACAAACCAAAGGAGATAGATACAACCTAACAAGATGCAGATAGGCTGCCAGCTTTTGCCACTACAAATTATTGATCAAACTTGTTGTTTCACAAATGTCCAATGTTTTCGACGTCAGGGTGTCATCATCGACAAGCCATGAGATGAGATGATGAGGGGGTGGTCACTTGAAGTTCTTGCTGTTGCCTCATGCCTTCCTCATGCAGTGGATACATATGCAATCCTTGTTTGCTCGTGTTTACATGGGAGCTATTTAGTGGATTGGATCAGGGTTGAACTTGAGAGACTCCTTCCATATGAGCTCCTTGATAGCTTCTTCGGTGAGCGATGGTTGCTCAAAGTCGAAGCTGAAAGGCGCTGGGCAAACGGGTTCATCATTTATCTCATGAAGGGATGCCAGGTACGGGTGGCATAGAGCCTCATCAACTGCAATAGCACAAAGAAAGGAAGCAATGTTAGTATCTTTCAAGAGACTACTGCTTGTTATCTTTTTCATAATGCAATAATGATATCTGCATGAGTGTTTAGTTCTGTCAGATTTTTTAGGGCATTTGGGACTGAAACAAATAAAGCAGTTAAGATGATATTCATACTTTCCTGTCTGGATGATGGTGATTGAGATAGGATTTAGCTAAAATTTGAACTAAACCCTCAAAATCTTCCTCATCCAGATAGGTTTCTGACACATTTTACAATGCAGCAAGTTCATGTAGGGCTGCAAGATTACCAGTAATCCTTTTGCTCGGATCAAACACAAGCATCCTCTCAAGCAAATCCATGGCACCACTAGACATAGTGGGGAACCGCGCACGGAAGTGTTGCTTGGGGTATTGAGGAAGGGACCTCACATATCTGCGGGCGTTATCGCTTCGGAGGAACCCAAGGCTTGTGTCATCAGGTGAGCCTACCAGCTTTTTGATCAAGAATGAACAGAGTTACAAAAATATAATAGAGAACAATTCTGAGACATATTATCATTCAGGTATTATAAGACTCTTTTCATTTTTCATCTACATTGTGCCACTTATACTACACTGAAACTGAAAAATGTAATCTCAGACCCTTAGCAAATTCGCACAGAAGATTGCACAAAAAGGGGGAGAGTGAAAACAAATTCTTTGATTGGTGAAATTGGAACCGTACCTCGGTTATTAGCCTCAGCTGATGAACATAATCTTTTCCAGGAAACAGAGGCTCTCTTGTAACAATCTCGCCAAGGATGCAGCCTACTGACCACATATCAATAGCCTGAGTGTATTCTGAGCAGTTCAGCAGGAGTTCGGGCGCTCTGTACCACCGCGTAACAACATACTCCATCATGAAGTCAGTTTCAGTTGTGGTCCTTGCAAGGCCAAAATCCCCAATTTTCAGATCACATTTGGCATTCAGCAGCAGGTTGCTCGGCCTGAGGTCTCTGTGCAAGACATTCGCCGAGTGGACGTACTTCAATCCTCGAAGCAGCTGATAGACGAAATACTGCAAGAAGGGAAATTAAGAGTCACATTACTAGCTGCAGCCTGGGGCGTGCGAGATACAGTGCGAAAAAAAAACCAGAAAACATAAAACAATTGACAATTGAAATTTGTGGGAACAATAACATGCCACAAGGTGAACTGCATCTCGGATCATTTGTCGAGACAAAACGTTGTACCTGACAATGATCATCAGTTAGTGGCTGGTTTGATCGTAGAAGGTGATGGAGATCAGTGTCCATCAACTCGTAAACGATATAGACATCGTTGAAGTTCTCCCTCCTGGGTGGGCGTATGATGTCCTTCACTGAAATAACCTGCAGAAAAGGGGGTAGATGTTGTTACAAGTCACCAGAAGTACGAGACTACCGAGTCATCATTATATAATATCTAACAATGCATTATATCTCTAACTTAAGATAAACAAGTTTCCATGCCATAATTAGGATTATAATTGCAGAGACCGATGATATGCCAGGTGGCACAACTCCAAGCGAGTGGCATATTGAAAAAACAAGTGAGGAACATTAAACTAAATATCTTTATAAAAAGAAGGGATATCTACAAAGATAATCATTATGGCAAACATTCCAGTGATTTCAACGAATTATTGGCAATTTCTGCCTAGATGAGAGAAATGAATTAATGGTTTCGCTTCGAGAGAGAATCACCAGAAATTTTGGCAGATCTCCTCAGGACGGCTTACCTTTGCAATGAACTACAGGGTTAACCATGGTTAAATACAATGAAAACATAATTGATATGGATCTTGATCCGACAAGAGTGGAGCATCTCAGCCACATAGATTGCCACAACTCACAAGCTAGAACCATAGGAGGAGAAGAGGGGATCA
The genomic region above belongs to Setaria italica strain Yugu1 chromosome VI, Setaria_italica_v2.0, whole genome shotgun sequence and contains:
- the LOC101766547 gene encoding protein PAF1 homolog codes for the protein MASYRPYPPPPQHPPPPPPQGGFPPQMNPFAPPPPQQAPYGRMPAPPYHAGPPPPPPPPGPPPPHQPQFNFGPGPPQQPLPPQQMYYQPPPPPYGGNSNPPPPPPSVPPPPPSPPPVAPPPPPPPPAQPPPAQAPPPRKEQQPKAALPRAETEEERRARKKREFEKQRVEDRKQQQMMRESQATVLQKTQQTRPAHQQPSQSRHHHPPGGSRAVATGSRPASAPNAERFENRLKKPTTFLCKHKFRNELPDPSAQLKWLPLNRDKDRYTKYRITSLEKNYMPKMIVPEDLGIPLDLLDMSVYNPPAVQQPLAPEDEELLRDDEVLTPIKQEGIRKKERPTDKGVSWLVKTQYISPLSTDAAKTSLTEKQAKEIRESRMGRNAFLDNLNDREKQIKAIEESFRTAKSRPVHQTKRGMQVEWVMPLLPDFDRYDDPFVMANFDGDPTADSEQYNKLERTARDECESRAVMKSFSVNGSDPTKQEKFLAYMAPAPHELARDLDDEDDIQYSWLREYHWDVRGDDKDDPTTYLVTFDEEEGARYLPLPTKLVLQKKKAKEGRSGDEIEHFPVPSRITVSRTAHGGTMERGESSGMHENSKRRRSPVDDDLDEHPKHSRGEDMEQYSGDEYSE
- the LOC101766968 gene encoding mitogen-activated protein kinase 2, which translates into the protein MRMEGPGGGGGGAGGVGGCLGLGHGGEAQIKGTHTHGGRYVQYNVYGNLFEVSAKYVPPIRPVGRGAIGIICAAVNAQTREEVAIKKIGNAFDNQIDAKRTLREIKLLRHMNHENVISVKDIIRPPRRENFNDVYIVYELMDTDLHHLLRSNQPLTDDHCQYFVYQLLRGLKYVHSANVLHRDLRPSNLLLNAKCDLKIGDFGLARTTTETDFMMEYVVTRWYRAPELLLNCSEYTQAIDMWSVGCILGEIVTREPLFPGKDYVHQLRLITELVGSPDDTSLGFLRSDNARRYVRSLPQYPKQHFRARFPTMSSGAMDLLERMLVFDPSKRITVDEALCHPYLASLHEINDEPVCPAPFSFDFEQPSLTEEAIKELIWKESLKFNPDPIH